GAGCGACAGAAGGATGGCGTCGGTCCCGGACGCGCAGCCGACCGCGCGCTTCGTGCCGCAGTAGTCGGCTATCCGCTCCTCGAGCTCCTTGACCTTGGGTCCCTTGATGAAGATCTGGCTCTCGACGACCTCGCGGATCGCGGCGTCGACGTCGTCCTTGATCACCTGGTACTGCCGCTTCAAATCCAGCAGTGGTACCTTCATGCGCTTCCGCCCTTCCCGTTCCTCGTCCGGCCGCCCGGCGTCGCGACGCGCCGTCCGTGCAGCCCCGATGTTCTAGGTCGCTTTTCTGTGCCACGATGTCAGAACGTCGGCCACGCGCCCGGCGGCGCGGCCGTCCCACAACTCCGGCCGCTTCGGAGCGGCGTCGCGATCCTCAAGGGCCTCGTGAGCCGCCGCCACGATCGCCTCAGGATCGGTGCCCACCAGCCTGTTCGTGCCTTCAGAGACGGTGACCGGCCGCTCGGTATTCGGCCTCAGCGTCAGGCACGGAACGCCGAGCACCGTTGTCTCCTCCTGAACGCCGCCGGAGTCGGTCAGGACGAGCCTGGCCCACGACTCGAGCGCGATGAAATCCAGATACCCCTGGGGTTCCGTCAACATGAGACCCCGCATGGACCGCGCGCGTTCCAGGAGTCCCAGGTCCTCGAGCATCCTGCGCGTTCTCGGGTGCGCCGGGTAGACGACCGGGACCCGCTCGGCGATGCGCTCGACCGCACCGAGAAAGCCCGAGAGCAACGCGGCCGTGTCGACGTTCCGGGGACGGTGCAGCGTGAGGAGCGCGAAGCCCCCCTTCTCGACGCCGAGCCTCGAGAGGACGTCGGTCGTACTCCGGGCCTTCCCGATGAACCGGTCCAGGCTGTCGACCATGACGTTCCCGACGAAGAAGATCGCGTCGTCGGTCCTGCCCTCACGACGGAGGTTCTCGTCGGCGTCGCGGGACGGCGTCAGCAATAGGGCAGACACCGCGTCCGTGACGACCCGGTTGATCTCCTCCGGCATGGCCCAGTCGAAGCTCCGGAGCCCCGCCTCCACGTGCGCGACGGGAATGTCCCGCTTGGTGGCCGTCACGGAGCAGGCGAGCGTCGAGTTCACGTCGCCGACGACGACCACGAGGTCAACCGTTTCCTCGTCAAGGAAGCCGTCGAAGGCGCTCATGATGCG
The window above is part of the Candidatus Effluviviaceae Genus V sp. genome. Proteins encoded here:
- a CDS encoding UDP-N-acetylglucosamine 2-epimerase (non-hydrolyzing), which encodes MRIVLIAGARPNFVKLAPVRRALVDRDDVEVTVVHTGQHYDDAMSASFFRDLEIPEPEVNLGVGSASHAVQTARIMSAFDGFLDEETVDLVVVVGDVNSTLACSVTATKRDIPVAHVEAGLRSFDWAMPEEINRVVTDAVSALLLTPSRDADENLRREGRTDDAIFFVGNVMVDSLDRFIGKARSTTDVLSRLGVEKGGFALLTLHRPRNVDTAALLSGFLGAVERIAERVPVVYPAHPRTRRMLEDLGLLERARSMRGLMLTEPQGYLDFIALESWARLVLTDSGGVQEETTVLGVPCLTLRPNTERPVTVSEGTNRLVGTDPEAIVAAAHEALEDRDAAPKRPELWDGRAAGRVADVLTSWHRKAT